The stretch of DNA ATGAAGCCATCTCTGGCACCATGATTTCAGGAGTTTCATCATATTCTCCCATTGAGTTTGGCAAACCCGCATTTGGATGAATGCTTATATAATAAGGTCCTTTAGCGGCTAACTCCTTCAAATAAGGGCGCATCTGTTCTGCTCCAAACGAACAGTTAAGACCAACGGAAAAGATAGGATAAGACGATACGGACGCAAGGAAGGCATCAAGTGTCTGACCGCTAAGCGTTCTACCAGACAAGTCGGTAATAGTCACTGACAGCATAATAGGTAAATCGACACCCGCCTTCTTCATCTCTGACAATGACGCATCAATTGCTACTTTAGCATTAAGCGTATCAAAGATAGTCTCAATCAAGACAGCATCAATACCGCCTTCTATCATCGCTGCCACCTGTTCACTATAAGCATCAAAGAGTGCATCATACGTAAGGTCACGCTTAGCCGGGTCGCTTACATCAGGCGACATCGAACAAGTTTTGTTTGTAGGGCCAATACTACCTGCGACATAACGAGGTTTTTCTGCAGTCGAATATTTATCAGCACACTGTCGTGCAAGCTTCGCTCCTGCATAGGCTATATCACGAGAGAAGTTTTCCATGTGGTAATCCGCTTGTGAAATGCGCTGTGCAGAGAAAGTGTTTGTACTGATAATATCAGCTCCTACCTCTAAATAACGACAATGAATATCCTCAATGATATCAGGACGTGATAGGTTCAACATATCATTATTACCCTGATAATTGAGCATCTGTAGGAGTTCAAGATTCCCACGGAAATCCTTTTCCGTCAGGTTGTAACCTTGAATCATGGTACCCATTGCACCATCTAAAATCAGTATTCTATCTTTAATGTTATCCCTTAGCTTCATTCTATTACTTAATAATGTTTCTTTGCCCGATCCATCTCTCGTCGATCTTCCTTCTCTTTTAGTGTTTGTCGTTTGTCGTATTCTTTCTTACCTCTTGCCAATGCTATGTCAACCTTTGCTCGTCCGTTCTCATCGATAAAGATAAGTATTGGGATGATAGTAAAGCCAGGAGTCTTTGATTCAGACTCAAGGTTGCGTATTTCTTTTCGGTTTAATAGGAGTTTTCGGGGGCGTTTTGCCTCATGATTGGCATACGACCCATAGAAGTAAGGCGATATGTTCATCCCCTGAACCCACATTTCACCTTTTGTTATATAGCAGTAAGAATCAACCAATGAAGCCTTACCAGCACGGATAGACTTTATCTCAGTACCAGTAAGGACAATACCTGCTGTGTAAGTATCAACGAAGAAATATTCAAATGAAGCTTTCTTGTTTCTTATCTGTACAGGAGATTTTTTTCTTTTTTCTTGTTGTTCTTTATTCATTCTTCAATTGTTGCAAA from Prevotella scopos JCM 17725 encodes:
- the smpB gene encoding SsrA-binding protein SmpB, producing MNKEQQEKRKKSPVQIRNKKASFEYFFVDTYTAGIVLTGTEIKSIRAGKASLVDSYCYITKGEMWVQGMNISPYFYGSYANHEAKRPRKLLLNRKEIRNLESESKTPGFTIIPILIFIDENGRAKVDIALARGKKEYDKRQTLKEKEDRREMDRAKKHY